CAGTGACCCTTCGGCAGCCAAGTTTTGAAGAGAGGGAATGCTGCGTGGATTTATTAAAAGTCTCCGAGCAACATCGTCTCCTCCATCCTTACAGAGTCCCAGGAGTAATGTTATTGAGTTCTCCTTTCCATTTGAAGATCCGAATCTCATAAGATCGATAAGTAGAGGTACCAACACCCTGCTCTTCCTCATCTCTTGAAGTCCTTCAGTGCAACCCATAAGAAGGGTGAGGACAGCTAAGACGTCATCCGTGATTCCTGCTTTATCATCTGTCAAGAGGTTTATAAGCAATGGAACTGCCCCTGCCACTGCAACCTTTTCCCTGTTGACATTAAAAAGTGCAAGATTGAAGAGTGCTGTTGCTGCATCCCTTTTACCAGATGTAGTTCCTTCTCCCAGGAGCCCCACCAGACCTGGAATTGCTCTTGGATGAGAACCAATAGTTATCTTGTGTTCATCTATAATAGTCAGGCTGAAGATTGTTGCTGCCGCGTTTTCTTTTGCCTCCATTGTTTTCCCTGAGTATAGGATGTCTACTATGTTATCGATTGAACCAGCTGCCATAATCAGAATCTTGTTGTTCTCATATATGGAAAGGTTGAGTAAGGCTGTAATGGCATTTTCCTGGATTCTGGAGTCCTGAGATCCTAGCAAAGTGACTAGAAACGGAATGGATCCAGCCTCGGCAATTATTTGTCGATTATTCGTTCCAGTTTTTGCTAGTAAACGAATCTCATATGCGGCCTGCCTTTGGATGTCTGCTGATCCTGTCGCTAGCTTCCCTACTAAAAATTCAGCTGTCATTTTTACTGCGTCTACCGCAGCTTTATTTGCTGAAATGTGGTCAGTGATTGTCTCACTTGATCTCCTCTTATTACTTGTTTGATCTGTATACGAAGAGGAAGAAGCAGATTCCATAGGAATGTTGTTCTCCTGGCACCATTGGTGTATCAAACTTTTCATCGCATAATTTGGTATAAGAGCCATGTGGATCAACCTTTGCCCACTTTTTGGGCATGTGTGATGCCCTGAATTTATCCACTGGGCTATTGAATTCCGGTCATAAGTATGTCCTGATGCCACAATGACAGGGTCGTTCATCAACTCGAGTGAAATTGGGCAACGGTATTCATCAGGTATGCTGAACAACATGGAATGAGAATATGATATATCATTTCGATTATTCAATGGCATTTTTCGCTTCTTTACATCCTCTTGATTCTGTGGATGTTCATCCTCTTTGAAAATCGCACTTTTTGTGATTGAAAGCAAAGCAATAATGTTGTTGATATTAGAAACTACAATCAACCCACCTGTGCCTGCTTGCTTCTCAGCTTCTGCAGTTAGTTTTGAAATCTCATCTTTATATTCCGAAGGACTTCTCAGACCAATGCTGCTCAGAATTTCACCAGTTCTTCCGAAGTCAACAAATCCTTTGTCCTTTCTATTTGTTTCTTTGCAAGTGATGGTTAGTTGAAGAAGCTCATCCCTTCTTTGAATCTCCACAGGGTCGACAAACAATTGAACTCGTTTTGCTTGCTTGTGAAGAAGTTCAACCTGCTCTCTGGTATCTGTTGTCAAGTTAAGCAAGCTCAGAGGTAAAATATTAAGTGCACTTCCCATGTCTCTTACTACAGCATAAAATTGATGCGAGATGTGTTCCGTTTGCATGAGATTCCACGTAAGACTACCTTCTCTGCAATTTTCCATCAAAACTTGGACTCTTTGAATGACAGAATTAAGCTCCGCAAGGCACAAGATTGAAGAAGGTGGAAGTGGTTTATCGATTTCTTGAATCTCTTCAAAAAGTGAAGAAAGCAACCTGATCCTTCTGACCATTGTCGTGACGTTTTTCATCTGCACGAAAGGGATAGTCTCAATCAATGTAACTTCATTCGAAACGAGAATCAACGACTCCAGCAATTCTCCTACTGGAAGAAATCCTGTGGAAACCATCAGACGAGGATTGATTTCACCCATGGCTTCACATTCTtgttaattatttcattctaTATTAGTCACACGGATCCATCTTTCATcatcatttatttacttgtacaaatcttgatcagttggctACTCAAAATTAAAGTAATCGAATGGATTGTTGACCCTTACTTTTTGTACAGTTGTGTAAATGACAAGAAGGCGGCTTCTGGAAAGCGATGTTTGAAATCTTGAGCTGCTGCCAGTTGGAAAGCATACCGGCCTGCGGGGTTGGTCATATTCCCTTACAATAATATCTAGGCACCATGTGAGGTTGTATTTGCTTTCAGTCTTTGGTCATACGTGAAATATCAAATTTTTGTAGTctataatattttgttgacTTAGTGCTATGtaagaattatttttattgcTGTCCCTTTGTATTCTCATAGCGTGTAAGTCTACTCCCAACTCCATTATTTGGAAATCCCAGTGTTATAAATCGGACTTGCCTTGTTTTTTAGTATTTGTTATAATTGAATTTCGAAATCGATATCTCGTCCTTAAATTTGGGACCGTGGTGACATATGAACTATAGATCATTTACTACATTGGACTTACTTTTATAGTCTTTAACTTGATTTTAGGAAATCGGGCCGATTTTGTTGGAGCAAGTGAGGACGATAAAGAGAAATTTTATGTATATGCCATTAAATCAAACCAATTTGcgaaattaaatcaaaattgaTCACAGTTTGGATTGGTTTAAAATTAACCAAAACGAAAATTGACttgatttaatatataaataaaactaAATCGAACCACACTTATtacattaattatataaaataaacatgtgataAATTTTGTTAATTCGGTATTTCTGAATGTGAAaatgtattatttaatttttaattttatttttattaatagtgAACTTTGTGAAGAATCCAATTATATAGAGAAATTATTTATTGCAAATTTAAGTACAAATAAATTTAACCAACCTAAAAGTTAAGGTTTTTTTCCCATAAATTCTCCAAATCATGGCATGTATAAGTAATTTAGTATATGACATTTTACTTgtgataattatattttataatagaataaaatgttcatttctATTTAGTGTTGattggtatttttttttttcaaataaagacCTCATGCACTAATTAGAAGtaactcaaaacttaaaattgaTCATTAAAATTTGACCAAGCCACACCAAAATTCTTGGTTTTGGTTGATTtgcttatttatattttatgattatgaCTTGGTTTTGTTCGGTTCGGTTCAAAATTATGTGAAATTGATAACATTTGATTtgactcaatttttttttccaaaattgaaCTAAGCcgtagtttttttaaaaaactatttgaaaatgatCGCATGTTCTGTGCCATAAACTAATAGCATGGATTAAATTATTGAAAAGCAAAACTATCAACGaaacatatataataattaagtcCCCAATTGTAATAAATATAGAATTACTTAATCTAGGAAATTTGATCTGAAATCTGACAGGTGAGAGAGAGATATCATGTACCTGgcattaaatatgatttttaataatcTAGCTTTGAAATGATCAAACCTGTTTTAAGATAAATtattcattttcataaaaaaaaaggaaaaaaaattcgtAGGCAGATCTTTGGTTTATTTGGTAGAAGTCGTTAAACAATTTCTCGGAAGTATCGGAGTTTGAAAAGTAGATTTGAGATGGAAGAATACATTTGGATATTAACGAATTTGATTTCGTACACATCAAAATCATCGGTTtggatttatataatttttattagagatGCCAAAATGATCGCCAAGCCCGTCAAATCACCCCCACCGTATAAAATATGCGGATGGTTTTGACAACTTTGAAACACGTAAAAAATTGTGCAAAAAACTTGTGGTGGATTGCAGGTTGATCGTTCTCAACCCGCCAAACTATACATAATATTGGTTAGGTATGTCGGGCGCTTCGCTCCATTCCGTTATCTAAAATAGGTGTGTTGAATTGTTAATTTCCAAACCAGCCAAGAAGACTCTCCATCCCACCTCGCTGGCCTATTTtgacatatttaatttttacaaCTTAAATTCAATAAAAGTTATTTATAAGCAGGAATTTTCTCTTATTTTGGCtgttaaaatttcttaattttaaATGGAAACTCCAACAATATTAGAGAAATTTAGCAATTTTTCCTTGGTGCATTGAAATAGCATTAGTATAGTTAAGTATATCATATAGAATAGAAATACACACAtgtatctatactatattatgcaaaaacttgtatgaaacggtgtagagcccaaattcagtacacgtataacccatgcatttatttaattgttaattcatcaatttaatttaaaatgagtttagtgatgcttaatttgttttaaattaattatgtttatgtgatgcacgttaaatatttttcgagtttcatgtttcaggcgattattcgatgcgggatcgaggaaaagagaccggtgacgatttcggcaatttttaaatgtggtattttatttttaattgagaaTGGGGCATTTTGAAAgaattattaagtttttagcatttttaaaagtctaatttatttatttagtgattttagaattttgtgtattttattttgctaATTAGAGATTTTGTTATAGTTAAGGCAGAGttggtattttaaattagttgctaattaataattaagcaaattatTACCCTCCCTAATTATCacctaaacacacgcacacacacacttttacacacaccattacacgtataacacacacacacatttctctTGTTACCATTTgatcattttaaaagaaaacatAGGGTTCCTTGAGTTcatagcagccgccccctccctctccaatttccagcaaattttcgtgtattttcttcaaagaaaatcgagccaccattgtctcggatcaatcctcgcgccatctccgcttcggtatcgtcggttcggtaaactttaacatcataaggcacgtataatctatttttcctgcatcgatcatgtcatagcatgtgttgcattgtttttatgcgtaaaaatacatgtgtgatgcgtaaagtttgagcggaaattgtttagatcgcattttgtacatttctggatctgaaaatcttgtttttgctgttcttttaaaaactgcgatttttcattCGCGATTTTGAgaaactttcaacataaaaatcgtaaaacttttcgataccttcgatttgatataaaattcgaagtatttggataaaaattgagtgagttatggtcattttcgtgggactgctcaaactgcgtttttctgaaaatatgttattgatgtgttcttgaagtttatttgttgcaggctttgttgggaaccgtcgggtgatcgctgctgtgtttaggtatatggagtatgagtttgggatgagttttgatgcttcgtttcgtgtcgatagtcgttggttgcattaCAAATCGTAGGAATCAATTGGTGTCAAAAATTGAGTTTACGGATTTGTTGCTTGTTTGGTGTGCGCCGTCGTTTGGGACGTTTTGTGGATTCGAGTCAGTgccatagcgtcctaggatAGTCTCGAGGCATTGTTCACTGTCTGTGTAATCGAAATTGGAGAGTATAAGTTTCTGAGTCGCGGAGTCCAGTTTGCTCGGCGCCCAAGCGGTAattttttaccgcccgagcgccactctttCTGTCCGAGTGTTCTTTCCAGTAacctcggcgctcgagcggtaatttgttaccgcccgagcgcggaccctggcgctcgagcggtgaagtattaccgcccgagcgtggccccatctgtaaaaatgttttgttctttcttcttttcaagttcaatgatgagttcatgtcttttatttttgggaaatgttcgcacatcattttagagattgttcggggttcgatggCATGGGTTAGTACCATtatttaacgaggtcaagttccgagtgatctagaatgtcataagttattttgtacttcggtggtgagcatgagtacttacgtctaagttatgcaagttaagtggtggaattcatgttagtttgtgcagcagcggccccaagcgagatccaacgaatccctcaacgccaagtaagtatgtttgacgtgcaaagaaaatatttcaagtttttgtgatatgctaaatgtcttgtgaccaattatgtatgggattggaaagcggtaaagcatgaccagggaccaatccaccccgttaaagcatgaacgggtttagatcaggattgaaaagcgttaaagcatgaacggggaccaatccacccgttaaagcatgaacggggatctcatgtatgtggcagtttATTTTTCCCTATCAGctcaatactgtggtttagtctgatcaggcgtattaagtatgggtcacttgctttgaaacatgcctctacgcaaaatgatgaagtttatgtatgctCATGtgtgtacaagtatgcaagcacgtttaagaaaagttttatgttatgacacgtctatgtatgtatgtaagttcaagcttttatatgtacgttcaagttcaagtatgtacgtctattttgaagttgcatgtgattttattacgtagtactcgttactcccagtttatacgtgttgagtctttagactcactagacttgatcgatgcaggtggggatgcatttgaggagactagaggtggggaccaaggagctggcttggactgagcgggaggctaaactcgaggaccgccaagttttaagctttatgaaatgttcaaaaatactctgatttatgttattggttatgagattttaagcaaatatCTTTGACAAATTTTACTTTGGGATCATTGTTGCAACAATATTtggggatgaacagtttattttatcgaattttgaagatTCGCCttttattaagaaaatttttatttttccgcaaatttcaagtagtttaaaagttcGGTACGTTAcaaacggtctcacgagtcgtattttgtgagacatatatcttatttggattatttatgaaaaagtattactttttatgttaagagta
The sequence above is a segment of the Primulina tabacum isolate GXHZ01 chromosome 6, ASM2559414v2, whole genome shotgun sequence genome. Coding sequences within it:
- the LOC142549202 gene encoding U-box domain-containing protein 1-like, producing MLSNWQQLKISNIAFQKPPSCHLHNCTKKCEAMGEINPRLMVSTGFLPVGELLESLILVSNEVTLIETIPFVQMKNVTTMVRRIRLLSSLFEEIQEIDKPLPPSSILCLAELNSVIQRVQVLMENCREGSLTWNLMQTEHISHQFYAVVRDMGSALNILPLSLLNLTTDTREQVELLHKQAKRVQLFVDPVEIQRRDELLQLTITCKETNRKDKGFVDFGRTGEILSSIGLRSPSEYKDEISKLTAEAEKQAGTGGLIVVSNINNIIALLSITKSAIFKEDEHPQNQEDVKKRKMPLNNRNDISYSHSMLFSIPDEYRCPISLELMNDPVIVASGHTYDRNSIAQWINSGHHTCPKSGQRLIHMALIPNYAMKSLIHQWCQENNIPMESASSSSYTDQTSNKRRSSETITDHISANKAAVDAVKMTAEFLVGKLATGSADIQRQAAYEIRLLAKTGTNNRQIIAEAGSIPFLVTLLGSQDSRIQENAITALLNLSIYENNKILIMAAGSIDNIVDILYSGKTMEAKENAAATIFSLTIIDEHKITIGSHPRAIPGLVGLLGEGTTSGKRDAATALFNLALFNVNREKVAVAGAVPLLINLLTDDKAGITDDVLAVLTLLMGCTEGLQEMRKSRVLVPLLIDLMRFGSSNGKENSITLLLGLCKDGGDDVARRLLINPRSIPSLQNLAAEGSLKARRKADALLRILNRHCTQSTQITNPVR